In Deltaproteobacteria bacterium, the following proteins share a genomic window:
- a CDS encoding CoA pyrophosphatase — MLPAFGADLASRIHAHLARHDRLAVPLDGRRHAAVAVTLVADHDRAPCFLLTRRAPRLSSHAGQWALPGGRVEPGETATAAALRELAEEVGLAAAPGQVLGCLDDYPTRSGYVITPVVVWAEESETLAPDPREVSAVHRVPLGVLEHPDVPHLRAIPESERPVISIAMVGTHVHAPTAAIVYQLREVGMHGRATRVDHFEQPVFAWR; from the coding sequence ATGCTCCCCGCGTTCGGCGCCGACCTCGCCTCCCGCATCCACGCGCACCTCGCGCGCCACGACCGCCTCGCCGTGCCGCTCGACGGCCGGCGCCACGCCGCGGTCGCGGTGACGCTCGTCGCGGACCACGACCGCGCGCCGTGCTTCCTGCTCACGCGGCGCGCCCCGCGGCTCTCGTCGCACGCCGGACAATGGGCGCTTCCCGGCGGCCGCGTCGAGCCCGGCGAGACGGCGACGGCGGCGGCGCTCCGCGAGCTCGCCGAGGAGGTCGGCCTCGCGGCCGCGCCGGGTCAGGTGCTCGGCTGCCTCGACGACTACCCGACCCGCTCGGGGTACGTCATCACGCCCGTCGTCGTGTGGGCCGAGGAGAGCGAGACGTTGGCGCCCGATCCGCGCGAGGTGAGCGCGGTGCACCGGGTGCCGCTCGGCGTGCTCGAGCATCCCGACGTGCCGCACCTGCGCGCGATCCCCGAGAGCGAGCGGCCCGTCATCTCGATCGCCATGGTCGGGACCCACGTACACGCGCCGACCGCCGCGATCGTCTACCAGCTCCGCGAGGTCGGCATGCACGGCCGGGCGACGCGGGTCGACCACTTCGAGCAGCCGGTGTTCGCGTGGCGCTGA
- a CDS encoding alpha/beta fold hydrolase, with product MPRARLANGIELAYDAFGDPTSPPLVLIMGLGAQMILWEEDFCAELAAAGFHVVRFDNRDVGLSTQLDDLGVPNVFEAMQAAFAGKPVQAPYRLEDMADDTVALMDVLGIARAHVVGASMGGMIAQTIAIRHPDRLLSMTSIMSTTGDITLPPATPEAMRVLLTPPPADRAGNVARALEAWKVIGSPKFPLDEDRMRALFERAFDRGYHPAGVARQMAAIMASGDRTAALRSVRVPSLVIHGDADPLVRVEGGRATAAAIPGAELVIVEGMGHDLPPGVWREIIDAVGELAERARARRG from the coding sequence ATGCCGCGTGCCCGCCTCGCGAACGGGATCGAGCTCGCCTACGACGCCTTCGGCGACCCGACGAGCCCCCCGCTCGTCCTGATCATGGGGCTCGGCGCGCAGATGATCCTCTGGGAGGAGGATTTCTGCGCCGAGCTCGCCGCCGCCGGCTTCCACGTCGTCCGCTTCGACAACCGCGACGTCGGCCTGTCGACCCAGCTCGACGATCTCGGGGTGCCGAACGTCTTCGAGGCGATGCAGGCGGCATTCGCCGGGAAACCCGTCCAGGCGCCGTACCGCCTCGAAGACATGGCCGACGACACCGTGGCGCTCATGGACGTCCTCGGGATCGCGCGCGCCCACGTGGTCGGCGCGTCGATGGGCGGCATGATCGCGCAGACCATCGCGATCCGGCACCCCGACCGTCTCCTCAGCATGACCTCGATCATGTCGACGACCGGCGACATCACGCTGCCGCCGGCGACGCCGGAGGCGATGCGCGTCCTGCTGACGCCGCCGCCGGCGGACCGCGCGGGCAACGTCGCGCGCGCGCTCGAGGCGTGGAAGGTGATCGGCAGCCCGAAGTTCCCGCTCGACGAAGACCGCATGCGGGCGCTCTTCGAGCGCGCCTTCGACCGCGGCTACCATCCCGCGGGCGTGGCGCGGCAGATGGCCGCGATCATGGCGTCGGGCGACCGCACGGCGGCGCTCCGCTCGGTGCGGGTGCCGTCGCTCGTGATCCACGGCGACGCCGATCCGCTCGTGCGGGTCGAGGGCGGACGCGCCACCGCGGCGGCGATCCCGGGGGCGGAGCTCGTGATCGTCGAGGGCATGGGCCACGATCTCCCACCGGGCGTCTGGCGCGAGATCATCGACGCCGTCGGCGAGCTCGCCGAGCGCGCCCGCGCCCGCCGCGGCTGA
- a CDS encoding SDR family oxidoreductase, which yields MNLNGRIALVSGGSRGIGRAIALGLAADGADVAINYRHDEEAARATVAAIEALGRRARAYAADVGDWEQCAAMAGSALGDFGRFDVLICNAGVASRGQTVVDTDPREPDKLWRTHVYGAWALAKLVVPGMRQAPRGDVVMISSAATRYMAPNSAPYTMAKAALEALAVTLAKEERHHGIHVNVVAPGLVDTDMGRRLVKGAMGVSDIRSMDASSAFGHVCTPEEIADAVRFLVSERAGYVTGQRLGVDGGPF from the coding sequence ATGAACCTGAACGGACGCATCGCCCTCGTGAGCGGCGGGAGCCGCGGCATCGGCCGCGCCATCGCCCTCGGCCTCGCCGCCGACGGCGCCGACGTCGCGATCAACTATCGCCACGATGAGGAGGCCGCGCGCGCCACCGTCGCCGCGATCGAGGCGCTCGGCCGCCGCGCCCGCGCTTACGCCGCCGACGTCGGCGACTGGGAGCAGTGCGCGGCGATGGCCGGGAGCGCCCTCGGCGACTTCGGCCGCTTCGACGTCCTGATCTGCAATGCCGGCGTCGCGTCGCGCGGCCAGACCGTCGTCGACACCGACCCGCGCGAACCGGACAAGCTCTGGAGGACGCACGTCTACGGCGCGTGGGCGCTCGCGAAGCTCGTCGTGCCCGGCATGCGGCAGGCGCCGCGCGGCGACGTCGTCATGATCTCGTCCGCCGCGACCCGGTACATGGCGCCGAACAGCGCGCCCTACACCATGGCGAAGGCCGCGCTCGAGGCGCTCGCCGTGACGCTCGCGAAGGAGGAGCGCCACCACGGCATCCACGTGAACGTCGTGGCGCCGGGCCTCGTCGACACCGACATGGGCCGCCGCCTCGTCAAGGGCGCCATGGGCGTCTCCGACATCCGTTCGATGGACGCCAGCAGCGCCTTCGGCCACGTGTGCACGCCGGAGGAGATCGCCGACGCCGTCCGCTTCCTCGTCTCGGAGCGCGCCGGCTACGTCACCGGCCAGCGCCTCGGCGTCGACGGCGGCCCGTTCTAG
- a CDS encoding Uma2 family endonuclease gives MSPREPEEYGPSMSQPQRHYTLDDYFAVEEMSPVKHEYFQGEIFAMAGASFDHNRIASNVVAVLHTALRDTGCGAFGSDLRIATEGELYTYPDVSVICGAPVLVPDRPDTVRNPVLLVEVLSDATRDYDRGKKLDAYRLIPSLREVLLVEQTRVHVDVWRRRDDASWTSFTATDRDATLALTAVPVALPLREVYRDVVAR, from the coding sequence ATGTCGCCGCGCGAGCCCGAGGAGTACGGTCCGTCCATGAGCCAGCCGCAGCGCCACTACACGCTCGACGACTATTTCGCCGTCGAGGAGATGTCGCCCGTGAAGCACGAGTACTTCCAGGGTGAGATCTTCGCGATGGCGGGGGCCTCGTTCGATCACAATCGCATCGCCTCGAACGTCGTGGCCGTTCTGCATACGGCCTTGCGCGACACCGGTTGCGGCGCTTTTGGCAGCGATCTCCGCATCGCGACCGAGGGCGAGCTCTACACGTATCCCGACGTGTCCGTGATCTGCGGCGCGCCGGTGCTCGTGCCCGACCGCCCCGACACCGTGCGCAATCCGGTGCTGCTGGTCGAGGTGCTCTCGGACGCCACCCGGGACTACGATCGGGGCAAGAAGCTCGACGCCTACCGGCTGATCCCGTCACTCCGCGAGGTACTGCTGGTCGAGCAGACGAGGGTGCACGTCGACGTCTGGCGGCGGCGAGACGACGCGTCGTGGACGTCGTTCACGGCGACGGACCGCGACGCCACGTTGGCGCTCACCGCCGTACCGGTCGCGCTGCCGCTCCGTGAAGTCTATCGCGACGTCGTCGCGCGCTGA
- a CDS encoding DUF3616 domain-containing protein has protein sequence MSRTPLVMVALATSLVAGLPAAIPAADLSGLAPTPLRADPDRLCEASAVVAGRDGAAWVVDRAIDDTLFGFSVKAGALVAVKERNLSLSAIPAPMRPHDVEAAAIVIRSLVLVGSHARGASCEVRPERERILVAELDQSGPALREPRAIDDAPLMASLWGADERTCLESLFTPTGRAIDASRALCRTLVAAERAASKDACGTLAIAGAAVVVQGARERLWLGLRAPLVDGKAALIRMANLDALRFDMAALVDLGGSGIRELAGHGRSLFAVAGPAVDGSDPFALYAVTPRSDETFDARRLRGDLIPSSGGLLPADAGLVAIVDGAAGKDGGPCRVPARQYPLKDANVAQ, from the coding sequence ATGTCCCGCACGCCGCTCGTCATGGTCGCCCTCGCGACCTCGCTCGTCGCGGGGCTCCCCGCCGCGATCCCGGCCGCCGACCTTTCGGGCCTCGCCCCAACCCCGCTCCGCGCCGATCCCGACCGCCTCTGCGAAGCCTCCGCCGTCGTCGCCGGACGCGACGGCGCGGCCTGGGTCGTCGACCGCGCGATCGACGACACGCTCTTCGGGTTCTCCGTGAAGGCCGGCGCGCTCGTCGCCGTGAAGGAGCGGAACCTGAGCCTCTCCGCGATTCCGGCGCCGATGCGCCCCCACGACGTCGAGGCGGCGGCGATCGTCATCCGCTCGCTCGTGCTGGTCGGTTCGCATGCGCGGGGCGCGAGTTGCGAGGTCCGACCGGAACGCGAGCGCATCCTCGTCGCGGAGCTCGACCAGTCCGGCCCGGCCCTGCGGGAGCCGCGCGCGATCGACGATGCGCCGCTCATGGCGAGCCTGTGGGGCGCCGACGAGCGGACGTGCCTCGAGAGTCTGTTCACGCCGACCGGGCGGGCGATCGACGCGAGCCGCGCGCTCTGCCGTACGCTCGTGGCCGCCGAGCGCGCGGCGTCGAAGGACGCGTGCGGGACGCTCGCGATCGCGGGCGCGGCCGTCGTGGTGCAGGGCGCGCGCGAGCGCCTGTGGCTCGGGCTCCGCGCGCCGCTCGTCGACGGCAAGGCCGCACTCATCCGCATGGCGAATCTCGACGCGCTCCGCTTCGACATGGCCGCGCTCGTCGACCTCGGCGGCAGCGGCATCCGCGAGCTCGCCGGGCACGGCCGATCGCTCTTCGCGGTCGCCGGACCCGCGGTCGACGGGTCCGACCCCTTCGCGCTCTACGCCGTCACGCCGCGTTCCGACGAGACCTTCGACGCGCGCCGCCTGCGCGGCGACCTCATCCCCTCATCGGGCGGCCTGCTCCCGGCCGACGCCGGCCTCGTCGCGATCGTCGACGGCGCGGCCGGAAAGGACGGCGGGCCGTGCCGCGTACCGGCGCGGCAGTACCCGCTGAAAGACGCAAA
- a CDS encoding enoyl-CoA hydratase/isomerase family protein, giving the protein MSALTTVDISRPREHVALVTLDRPAALNAMNADLIRDLHAALASLRDDRGCRVIVLTGAGRAFCAGLDLKEGATPPAAAGLGRVQSGLVVQQAIAGLVPLMRGMRQPIIAAVNGAASGGGLALALASDVRIAAASARFNVAFVRIGLSGCDIGVSWLLPRLIGASRAYELMLTGRFLPAEEAKTMGLVLDVVPDGTVVDAALAEADLIARNSPFGVQMTKEVMWSQLEIGSLAAGIELENRTQLLASHTGDMMEAVAAFLAKRPPQFNDE; this is encoded by the coding sequence ATGAGCGCACTCACGACCGTCGACATCAGCCGCCCGCGCGAGCACGTCGCGCTCGTGACGCTCGATCGGCCCGCGGCCCTGAACGCCATGAACGCCGACCTGATCCGCGACCTGCACGCGGCGCTCGCGTCGCTCCGCGACGACCGTGGCTGCCGCGTGATCGTGCTGACGGGCGCGGGCCGCGCGTTCTGCGCCGGCCTCGACTTGAAGGAAGGCGCCACGCCGCCCGCGGCCGCCGGGCTCGGACGCGTGCAGTCGGGCCTCGTCGTGCAGCAGGCGATTGCCGGGCTGGTGCCGCTCATGCGCGGCATGCGCCAGCCGATCATCGCCGCCGTGAACGGCGCCGCGTCGGGCGGGGGACTGGCGCTCGCGCTGGCGAGCGACGTCCGCATCGCCGCCGCGTCGGCGCGCTTCAACGTGGCATTCGTGCGGATCGGGCTCTCGGGGTGCGACATCGGCGTCTCGTGGCTGCTGCCGCGGCTCATCGGCGCGTCGCGCGCCTACGAGCTCATGCTGACCGGCCGCTTCCTGCCGGCCGAGGAGGCGAAGACGATGGGCCTCGTGCTCGACGTCGTACCCGACGGCACGGTCGTCGACGCCGCGCTCGCGGAGGCGGACCTCATCGCCCGGAACAGCCCCTTCGGCGTGCAGATGACGAAGGAGGTCATGTGGAGCCAGCTCGAGATCGGCTCGCTCGCGGCCGGCATCGAGCTCGAGAACCGCACCCAGCTCCTCGCGAGCCACACCGGCGACATGATGGAGGCGGTCGCCGCCTTCCTCGCCAAACGGCCGCCGCAGTTCAACGACGAGTGA